The proteins below are encoded in one region of Lentisphaera araneosa HTCC2155:
- a CDS encoding vWA domain-containing protein yields MVALMIAVGVFILCFLAEWIHSKRIGKLASLSFGPEGRARRWTMFVPLIRSLAMASLAWGLLVLMNYKQVNLGDDLEGEKIPPDKVEHVLIILDVSPSMYLDDAGFSGDMQRKLRAREVLESMMERIKDPHVKYSIVATFTDALPVIIDSTDEAVIANILDLPMDQAFTPGKTDLLKGIQKAFEVAKKWRPDSCTCLLISDGDSTSEIGMPEAPSAIKEFLVAGVGSSEGMFIDGHQSRQDTLSLKRLAKRLRGQYQDVNQKHLSTQVLGDLAGDTEEEAKSFTLREWALLTCFLSSLLLALLPYLLLNFALDQKQQRSKIRDLHDFGSPVK; encoded by the coding sequence ATGGTAGCTTTGATGATTGCAGTGGGCGTCTTTATTTTGTGTTTTTTAGCTGAGTGGATTCACAGTAAACGAATTGGGAAATTGGCTTCTTTAAGTTTTGGGCCAGAAGGTCGAGCGCGAAGGTGGACAATGTTTGTTCCTTTAATTCGATCATTAGCTATGGCAAGTTTAGCCTGGGGGCTCTTAGTTTTAATGAATTATAAGCAAGTCAATTTAGGTGATGATTTAGAAGGAGAAAAAATTCCTCCTGATAAAGTTGAGCATGTCTTAATTATCTTGGACGTTTCTCCAAGTATGTATCTGGACGATGCGGGTTTTTCGGGTGATATGCAACGTAAATTACGCGCTCGTGAAGTTCTCGAGTCGATGATGGAGCGCATTAAAGATCCCCATGTGAAATACAGTATTGTTGCAACTTTTACCGATGCCTTGCCAGTGATTATTGACTCCACTGACGAAGCGGTGATCGCAAATATTCTTGATCTGCCAATGGATCAAGCTTTTACTCCAGGGAAAACGGATTTGTTAAAGGGAATTCAGAAAGCTTTTGAGGTCGCGAAGAAATGGCGTCCTGATTCCTGTACTTGCCTATTGATTTCTGACGGTGATTCCACATCAGAAATAGGCATGCCCGAAGCTCCCAGTGCAATCAAAGAATTTTTGGTGGCAGGTGTGGGGAGCTCAGAGGGGATGTTTATTGACGGCCACCAATCGAGACAAGATACTTTGAGTTTGAAACGTCTAGCCAAACGGCTGCGTGGGCAGTATCAGGATGTGAATCAAAAGCATTTGTCTACGCAAGTTTTAGGCGACTTAGCAGGTGATACTGAAGAAGAAGCCAAAAGTTTTACTCTTCGTGAATGGGCTTTGCTCACGTGTTTCCTTTCTAGCTTACTCTTGGCCTTGCTGCCTTATCTACTCTTGAATTTTGCACTTGATCAGAAACAACAGCGTTCAAAAATTAGAGACTTACATGATTTTGGGAGCCCGGTGAAATGA
- a CDS encoding thermonuclease family protein translates to MPYLMIIFAFLAICSAEDQKQINFFAKAGFIPDGDTVFVKGGKYDGKALRLKGIDAPERTQAFSNKSRLSLVSKISKTQFKVVVHETDKYGRFLATVYVGERNINKEMVQEGWAWAYTYKGVTELYEAEMKKAQQEKLGLWKDSEPMAPWDFRRKKKN, encoded by the coding sequence ATGCCTTACTTAATGATCATTTTTGCCTTTCTCGCAATTTGTTCTGCCGAGGATCAAAAGCAAATTAATTTTTTTGCTAAGGCAGGATTTATACCCGACGGGGATACAGTTTTTGTGAAAGGTGGTAAATACGATGGCAAAGCGCTTCGCCTCAAGGGGATTGATGCTCCAGAACGTACACAGGCTTTTTCTAATAAATCAAGATTGAGTTTAGTGAGCAAAATATCGAAGACGCAGTTTAAAGTGGTCGTTCATGAAACGGATAAATACGGGCGCTTCTTAGCAACTGTTTATGTGGGTGAGCGCAATATTAATAAGGAGATGGTGCAAGAGGGCTGGGCATGGGCTTATACCTATAAAGGAGTGACCGAACTCTATGAGGCAGAAATGAAAAAAGCCCAGCAAGAAAAGCTGGGCTTATGGAAAGATTCTGAGCCTATGGCTCCGTGGGATTTTCGTCGTAAGAAGAAAAACTAA
- a CDS encoding trypsin-like peptidase domain-containing protein: protein MKKLLLCLLSLTPSLFALSQGEALFDKVDACVVSIQHENAGGSGFIISEDGYILTNGHVISLMDRENPKDVAKRITVVLHDESKYQAQVIGFSLDPDIALIKIKPKTKLSTAILADSNSARTGQECYAFGAPLGLKRTLTKGIISNTAQTSIGTFTKVIQTDAAINPGNSGGPLFNINGEVIGVNTYAKSGSGLGFSIPINFAKTLVEHFKEYGYFRRAETPLIFTKAMTEELARVLNSPRGLFIDFVAPNSPAEKAGFKAADIIVGMNGEKVDGSSEEAFFDFNWEFVTQKVDSDSSLTIQRRQADGSYKEIIISCKLVEDDPMPASGYQIGELLEINYPEVGMAVQRVTQYVQYIYNFPHMNGVRIAGLTKNKTAAKAGLYRNDFITELNGQKVRDDQHFKTLMDKILIAQTKFLIFKVKRGNDELKIPLRVHYPLKDRKILLVHNKDEYHEELIRRIQLSGAEITSISMIDKQATETEWDGIIISSQQTDQIPGITVLLAKAAENKTLLGLVGNAPVQLIHAPEFYKSKKFTMDKEKSAIALKADLFYTGKDNEIDGKLISTNAFDNQSIRQFIATFRAMASQAK, encoded by the coding sequence ATGAAAAAATTACTCCTCTGCCTCTTATCCCTCACTCCAAGTCTTTTCGCCTTAAGCCAGGGCGAAGCCCTCTTCGACAAAGTTGATGCCTGTGTCGTCTCGATTCAGCATGAAAATGCGGGTGGAAGTGGCTTCATTATTTCCGAGGATGGTTACATCCTCACCAATGGTCATGTTATCTCTTTGATGGATCGCGAAAATCCAAAAGACGTAGCCAAACGCATTACTGTGGTTCTTCACGATGAATCCAAATACCAAGCACAAGTCATCGGTTTTTCTTTAGATCCCGACATAGCACTCATTAAAATCAAGCCAAAGACTAAGTTGAGCACTGCCATTCTCGCAGACTCAAACTCAGCTCGTACAGGCCAGGAATGTTACGCCTTTGGTGCTCCCTTAGGGTTAAAAAGAACATTAACTAAAGGGATTATTTCTAATACTGCTCAAACAAGCATCGGCACTTTCACCAAAGTTATCCAAACTGACGCAGCTATCAATCCAGGTAATAGCGGTGGGCCACTCTTTAATATCAATGGCGAAGTGATTGGCGTTAACACCTATGCAAAAAGTGGCTCAGGCCTTGGTTTCTCTATCCCCATTAACTTTGCTAAAACACTCGTTGAGCACTTCAAAGAGTATGGTTATTTTAGACGCGCAGAGACACCACTCATTTTCACAAAAGCCATGACCGAGGAACTAGCTCGTGTGCTCAATTCTCCCCGTGGCCTTTTTATTGACTTTGTAGCTCCCAACTCACCTGCCGAAAAAGCTGGCTTCAAGGCAGCGGATATTATTGTTGGTATGAATGGAGAAAAAGTTGATGGCTCTAGTGAAGAAGCTTTCTTTGATTTTAACTGGGAATTTGTCACTCAAAAAGTTGACTCTGATAGCAGCTTAACTATTCAGCGTCGTCAAGCTGATGGATCTTATAAAGAAATCATCATCAGCTGTAAGTTAGTCGAAGATGATCCCATGCCTGCAAGCGGCTATCAAATCGGTGAACTCTTAGAAATCAATTACCCTGAAGTTGGCATGGCCGTTCAGCGTGTGACGCAATATGTCCAGTATATCTATAATTTTCCACACATGAATGGTGTTCGTATTGCTGGCTTAACTAAAAATAAAACAGCTGCCAAAGCAGGGCTCTACCGCAATGACTTTATCACGGAACTCAATGGCCAAAAAGTTCGCGATGATCAACACTTCAAAACCCTCATGGATAAAATCCTCATTGCCCAAACAAAGTTCTTGATCTTTAAGGTCAAACGCGGCAACGATGAGCTTAAGATCCCTTTACGCGTTCACTACCCCCTTAAAGATCGTAAAATCCTTCTCGTTCATAACAAAGATGAGTACCACGAAGAACTCATTCGGCGTATTCAACTTTCGGGCGCTGAAATCACTTCTATCTCCATGATCGATAAGCAAGCTACCGAGACTGAATGGGATGGCATTATCATCTCTTCTCAACAAACCGATCAAATCCCTGGAATCACGGTTCTCTTAGCCAAAGCAGCTGAGAATAAAACTCTTCTGGGCCTCGTTGGCAATGCGCCTGTTCAGCTCATTCATGCCCCCGAGTTTTATAAATCAAAAAAATTCACTATGGACAAAGAGAAATCGGCGATTGCACTCAAAGCCGACCTTTTTTACACGGGTAAAGATAATGAAATTGACGGCAAACTAATTAGTACCAATGCCTTCGATAATCAATCGATTCGACAGTTCATCGCCACCTTCCGTGCCATGGCTTCTCAGGCAAAATAA
- a CDS encoding thioredoxin family protein, with amino-acid sequence MYRLFLGIIFCCWNLCVAEVLTEGHKAGQWTMDYQAAKKYAQDNKKVLFINFTGSDWCGWCKLMDKAVFADPQWAEFAKKELSLAYIDFPQNKKLVPAKFVEQNAVLKTSFEIKGYPSYVVIKPDGKTILGRLGAERNITANQFIDKVRALLPVQGGVTEITLVNRQSEVIDDMNKKLREFAKGDGFTRKIVYEDTYNKLVGLLEKDPVLFTALDLKGFVELMFYGEAQKLSKLIALVKKSASAGSPEDSLYREIEERAKEKDLRKTFLYMSFYSSFGQREKAMELMPQMDELKKLASLEKAKPWLALLKSINSKSYLDLCFALQEKDLPLDDKIELVKNIADYCASADDAFMDKWFRSIFANEDLLEALKKRFDEKLIAIHKSKNYTQRAIDLASSMRVINRLSTVNVNAGLSRTAVRHWQWEYAHSLVEKKKEMSVQSNSRSKAKRAPKYVNFNTLVKNVPSSQTLSGLSYAEQQLFSFQEAIAQLKQGIYSEPAFDRLLSFKDHYPQTIGRICNEVFDDWARTVNPNRNNMARTVQSRGQIFRSEPKGIPLTRLRQKKNLEDCQAMFSKVYEAGIKVDPAAQVKAFVACFSQAEIISEDDVRLVFGDLDQLDDKTLLVLCRQLVALVQRDWVDDKTRRQIQLQYQTNRSEQEAQKEAVSAYQAVINLLSGRLKTKGDNIALTVSLAAVLYDFAEYKNKNKLCSAAEYSELRKDAFSRFRDCARLYESLLEARKSEYTIQPYTQWFSIILGASNLQGLEMSSSVSDMQLKELRAQLFSMDEQWRERHINMFGEWLTGMWPQLQPHVKLPFMSAAKFIMGDHPSLDGITKQLQFYEDLLTEVKLNLKLDGSSSVGHVNEFGVFVSLHHSKELGRESGGFDKYALGAVNISGRGVTNYRKKLTDQINKALKDKFELGSITWVLDRPKAMGLARKHWQETPLAYLTLRSKDPAVDKLPEIIIEMDFNDGQGQVVLPVRSNTLRLSSKSTDYQVRPYKNANLELILDSRGAHEGKVSIELQMSGEGLLPNIKELLIIPKDYKLKLSAENVEPLVTKYEQNDGRVTVSSELAFDASVEWQGELSKFVFPEIKLDDIEVSYKKYQDADIVAADKEEYLKAKAAQSPVFYIVATLLSLIVIAVLIKLTKAVAKQELVEEKIEFEKPQKLSAVSVIAFLNQIKQSDHALATEADLESDIKLIEESYFSENSSHLEPQLEELVDKWYKRL; translated from the coding sequence ATGTATAGGTTATTTTTAGGAATCATATTTTGCTGTTGGAATCTTTGCGTTGCGGAGGTTTTGACTGAGGGCCATAAAGCTGGCCAGTGGACGATGGATTATCAGGCTGCGAAAAAGTATGCTCAGGATAATAAAAAGGTTTTATTTATCAATTTTACCGGTAGTGATTGGTGTGGTTGGTGTAAGCTGATGGATAAAGCCGTATTTGCAGATCCTCAATGGGCGGAGTTCGCAAAAAAAGAGCTGAGCTTGGCTTATATTGATTTCCCACAAAACAAAAAATTGGTTCCCGCAAAATTTGTCGAACAAAATGCCGTTCTCAAGACGAGCTTTGAAATTAAGGGCTACCCCAGTTACGTTGTGATTAAACCTGATGGAAAAACAATTTTAGGTCGCTTAGGAGCTGAGCGGAATATTACAGCCAATCAATTCATTGATAAAGTTAGAGCCTTGTTGCCTGTGCAAGGTGGCGTGACAGAAATCACTTTGGTCAATCGCCAGAGTGAAGTGATTGATGATATGAATAAGAAACTGCGTGAGTTCGCCAAAGGTGATGGCTTCACGAGAAAAATAGTCTACGAAGATACTTATAATAAACTTGTGGGACTCTTAGAAAAAGATCCCGTTCTCTTCACGGCTTTAGATCTTAAAGGTTTTGTGGAACTGATGTTCTATGGCGAGGCGCAGAAATTGTCTAAATTAATTGCTTTGGTAAAGAAGAGTGCGAGTGCCGGTTCACCAGAGGATTCTTTATATCGAGAAATTGAAGAGCGAGCGAAAGAAAAAGACTTGAGAAAGACTTTTCTTTACATGAGTTTTTATTCGAGTTTTGGTCAACGCGAAAAAGCCATGGAACTGATGCCACAAATGGATGAATTGAAAAAACTGGCGAGTTTAGAAAAAGCCAAGCCGTGGTTAGCTTTACTCAAATCAATCAATAGTAAAAGTTACCTAGACTTATGCTTCGCACTTCAAGAAAAAGATCTGCCTTTAGATGATAAAATAGAACTTGTTAAAAATATCGCGGATTATTGCGCTTCAGCCGATGATGCTTTTATGGACAAATGGTTTAGATCCATTTTTGCCAATGAAGATTTACTGGAAGCCCTAAAAAAACGCTTCGATGAAAAACTAATAGCGATACATAAATCAAAAAACTACACTCAAAGAGCGATTGACCTTGCTAGCAGCATGAGAGTGATTAACCGTCTGTCCACAGTAAATGTTAATGCGGGACTTTCACGCACAGCTGTACGCCACTGGCAGTGGGAATATGCCCATAGCTTAGTAGAGAAGAAAAAGGAGATGAGCGTTCAAAGCAATAGCCGTAGTAAGGCAAAACGAGCTCCTAAGTACGTTAACTTTAATACCCTAGTAAAAAATGTTCCCTCAAGTCAAACTCTAAGTGGCTTAAGTTATGCAGAACAGCAACTTTTTTCTTTTCAGGAAGCGATCGCCCAATTAAAGCAAGGCATCTATTCCGAACCTGCTTTTGATCGTTTGTTAAGCTTCAAGGATCACTACCCCCAAACAATTGGGCGTATCTGTAACGAAGTTTTTGATGATTGGGCGCGAACAGTGAATCCCAATCGAAATAACATGGCACGAACAGTGCAATCACGAGGGCAGATATTTCGAAGTGAACCCAAGGGGATTCCTTTAACGCGTTTGCGTCAAAAGAAGAATCTTGAAGATTGTCAGGCAATGTTTAGCAAAGTGTATGAGGCAGGCATAAAAGTTGACCCAGCAGCTCAAGTCAAAGCTTTTGTTGCTTGTTTTAGCCAAGCCGAAATCATTAGTGAAGATGATGTTAGATTAGTCTTTGGTGATTTAGATCAACTCGATGATAAGACTTTGCTCGTCTTATGCCGTCAATTAGTGGCTCTCGTACAACGAGATTGGGTAGATGATAAAACGCGTCGACAAATTCAGTTGCAGTATCAAACGAACCGCAGTGAGCAAGAGGCACAAAAAGAGGCTGTGAGTGCTTACCAAGCTGTTATTAATCTGCTCTCAGGGCGATTGAAAACAAAAGGTGACAATATCGCATTAACAGTCAGTTTAGCAGCAGTGCTCTACGATTTTGCAGAGTATAAAAATAAGAATAAACTCTGTAGTGCCGCTGAATATAGTGAACTTCGGAAAGATGCTTTCTCGCGTTTTAGGGACTGTGCGCGTTTGTATGAATCTTTGTTAGAAGCAAGGAAATCAGAATACACAATTCAACCCTACACTCAATGGTTTAGCATCATTCTTGGAGCAAGTAATCTACAAGGTTTAGAGATGAGTTCTTCTGTATCCGATATGCAACTCAAAGAATTGCGTGCGCAGTTATTCTCAATGGATGAACAATGGCGTGAGCGTCATATCAATATGTTTGGTGAGTGGTTAACGGGCATGTGGCCGCAATTACAGCCTCACGTTAAGCTGCCTTTTATGTCAGCCGCGAAATTTATTATGGGAGACCATCCTTCTCTTGATGGAATTACCAAGCAGCTACAGTTCTATGAAGATTTATTGACTGAAGTGAAGCTCAATTTAAAGTTAGATGGCTCAAGTTCGGTAGGTCATGTGAATGAGTTTGGTGTGTTTGTGAGCCTGCATCATAGTAAAGAGTTGGGACGTGAATCGGGAGGTTTCGATAAGTATGCCTTGGGTGCGGTAAATATCAGTGGTCGAGGGGTAACAAACTATCGTAAGAAATTAACGGATCAGATTAATAAAGCTCTCAAGGATAAATTTGAGTTAGGTAGTATTACCTGGGTTTTGGATCGACCTAAGGCCATGGGCTTAGCACGTAAACATTGGCAGGAAACACCTTTAGCCTACTTAACTTTGAGATCTAAAGATCCTGCAGTGGATAAACTTCCCGAAATTATTATTGAGATGGATTTTAATGATGGGCAAGGGCAGGTTGTACTTCCGGTGCGGTCAAACACCCTTCGCCTTTCAAGCAAATCGACAGATTATCAAGTGAGACCCTATAAAAATGCGAACTTAGAGCTCATTCTCGATAGTCGTGGTGCTCATGAAGGTAAAGTTTCTATAGAGCTGCAGATGTCTGGGGAAGGTCTGTTGCCAAACATAAAAGAGCTCTTAATCATACCTAAGGATTATAAATTGAAATTAAGTGCCGAAAATGTAGAGCCTTTGGTGACTAAGTATGAGCAAAATGATGGACGCGTGACGGTTTCATCTGAATTGGCGTTTGATGCTTCCGTTGAATGGCAGGGAGAGCTGAGTAAATTTGTTTTCCCTGAAATAAAACTGGATGACATAGAAGTCTCCTACAAGAAGTATCAAGATGCTGACATTGTAGCGGCAGACAAGGAAGAATATTTAAAGGCTAAGGCGGCTCAATCTCCCGTGTTTTACATAGTGGCGACACTCTTATCGCTTATAGTTATAGCTGTACTAATCAAGCTCACAAAAGCTGTAGCTAAACAAGAGCTCGTCGAAGAAAAAATTGAATTTGAGAAGCCTCAAAAACTTAGTGCTGTTTCAGTTATTGCTTTTCTCAATCAAATCAAACAATCCGATCATGCACTAGCCACTGAAGCTGATTTAGAGAGTGATATTAAGCTTATTGAAGAAAGCTATTTTTCAGAAAATAGTAGCCACCTTGAGCCCCAACTAGAAGAGCTGGTCGATAAGTGGTATAAACGTTTGTAA
- a CDS encoding PDZ domain-containing protein → MKLYLSLCFLFIAQLSAKQADIRVLHELQGTVSSIAEKSSKGFLYMEISHVNKGKTQAIPITGLLMDKKGHIATLYLDQKRFVSCSVWIDEQEYKASYLYSDKLKGFTILKLDAEAPIDKLIPASFGDPTLLKNGEFIISVTPTNPDFGQIPFVNLCSVAGTLESNRDLIYVNGISKHRAAGTAPVGMPFLNLKGKVIGLYVGNGVIMSDSFEKGCRKLLDKIEKGEDLNDPSDVPWDGFSYKVINQDFSEAMGVSQESILVTRVIDDSPASKAGLKAGDIITAIDNKPFTRKGRPVLSQARKLLDAEIGRECPITFERDGKKLTGVISFIKKPKSDSISVDELGLTINNITPIDFYSYRLHKKSGVLVSSIEKGSPAATSTYFGRPLISPGDIIMEIDHQEINNIQDLRKIINEIRLAKKNEVLIKLLDGSVSKFVSLNTAIGQKTKKADK, encoded by the coding sequence ATGAAGTTATATCTATCACTCTGCTTCTTATTCATAGCACAACTATCAGCCAAACAAGCAGATATCAGAGTTTTACACGAACTCCAAGGAACCGTCAGTTCCATTGCAGAAAAAAGCAGTAAAGGCTTCCTTTACATGGAAATCTCACACGTCAATAAAGGCAAAACTCAAGCGATACCGATAACAGGCTTGTTAATGGATAAAAAAGGTCATATCGCCACTTTATATCTCGACCAAAAGCGCTTTGTCAGCTGCAGTGTTTGGATTGATGAGCAAGAATACAAAGCCTCCTACCTTTACTCCGATAAACTCAAAGGCTTCACTATCTTAAAACTCGATGCCGAAGCACCCATTGATAAACTGATCCCCGCTAGCTTTGGTGATCCCACTTTACTAAAAAATGGCGAATTCATCATCTCTGTAACACCGACAAACCCTGACTTTGGTCAAATCCCTTTCGTTAATTTATGTTCTGTTGCTGGAACACTTGAAAGTAATCGTGACCTCATTTACGTCAATGGCATTAGTAAACATCGTGCCGCTGGTACAGCTCCTGTTGGCATGCCTTTTTTGAACCTCAAAGGAAAAGTTATCGGGCTTTATGTGGGCAATGGCGTCATTATGTCGGATAGCTTTGAAAAAGGTTGTCGCAAGCTTTTAGACAAAATAGAAAAAGGGGAAGACCTTAATGACCCCTCTGATGTCCCCTGGGATGGCTTTTCCTATAAAGTGATCAATCAAGATTTCTCTGAAGCCATGGGCGTCAGCCAAGAAAGTATTTTGGTCACTCGTGTTATCGATGATTCACCTGCATCAAAAGCCGGCTTAAAAGCAGGAGATATCATCACCGCTATCGACAACAAACCATTCACACGTAAGGGGCGCCCTGTTCTTTCCCAAGCTCGAAAATTACTCGATGCCGAAATTGGTCGAGAATGCCCCATCACTTTTGAACGCGATGGCAAGAAATTAACTGGCGTGATAAGCTTCATCAAAAAACCAAAATCAGATAGTATTTCAGTTGATGAACTCGGGCTTACTATCAATAACATCACGCCTATTGATTTCTACTCTTACCGCCTCCACAAAAAATCGGGTGTCTTGGTCTCCTCAATCGAAAAAGGTAGTCCAGCTGCCACGTCAACCTATTTTGGTCGACCACTTATTTCACCAGGAGATATCATCATGGAAATTGATCATCAAGAAATTAATAATATTCAAGATCTCAGAAAAATCATCAACGAGATCCGCCTCGCAAAGAAAAATGAAGTGCTTATAAAATTACTTGATGGTAGCGTTTCCAAATTTGTTTCACTCAATACGGCAATTGGCCAAAAAACAAAAAAGGCTGACAAATGA
- a CDS encoding sulfatase, whose translation MFFRSIILCMCITVCVSAKDKYNVLFIISDDLSATALSSYGNQVCKTPNIDRLAERGTLFTKAYCQATYCGPSRASFMSGYYPDATGVFGYVSGRKAIGDRETWAEYFKNQGYHTARVSKIFHMPVPKGIEEGSDGSDDPRSWSEKYNCQGPEWKALGVGETLEGNPDGKRPVVGGNTFVRVEAEGDDLVHSDGKAAVKAIELLNKYKDMDKPFFLGVGFVRPHVPFVAPKKYYKDYPWQEMELPSKLEGDWNDIPKKGINYKTSENMKMSLEQQKKAVSAYYASVTYMDVQVGKVLDALEDSGQADKTIVIFTSDHGYHLGEHDFWAKVSLKDESIRVPLIISMPGGEALQSDSLVELLDLFPTTTKLCTLEIPDRIQGKDISELLRDPQIKVRENILSANNKGWVLQGKRWSYSRYKGKTPNEELFDLQKDPKQYTNLIKNPEYLHVVKEMRTAFTNKMKAVKTNDLK comes from the coding sequence ATGTTTTTTAGATCAATTATTCTATGCATGTGTATTACCGTATGTGTTTCTGCAAAAGATAAGTACAATGTTCTTTTTATTATTTCGGATGACCTCTCGGCAACAGCTTTAAGTTCTTATGGGAATCAGGTCTGTAAAACGCCTAACATTGATCGTTTGGCTGAAAGAGGAACACTTTTCACCAAGGCCTATTGTCAAGCGACTTACTGCGGGCCTTCTCGAGCCTCATTTATGTCGGGCTACTATCCTGATGCTACGGGAGTTTTCGGCTACGTAAGTGGACGTAAAGCGATTGGAGATCGAGAAACTTGGGCAGAGTATTTTAAAAATCAGGGCTACCATACAGCTCGAGTGAGCAAAATATTCCACATGCCGGTACCCAAAGGTATCGAAGAAGGTTCAGATGGCTCAGATGATCCACGTTCATGGTCGGAAAAGTATAATTGTCAGGGGCCAGAATGGAAAGCACTAGGTGTGGGTGAAACTTTGGAAGGAAATCCCGATGGTAAACGTCCTGTTGTGGGGGGGAACACCTTTGTGAGGGTCGAGGCGGAAGGTGACGACCTGGTGCATTCTGATGGCAAAGCCGCAGTGAAAGCTATAGAGCTTTTAAACAAGTATAAAGATATGGATAAACCCTTTTTCTTGGGAGTAGGATTTGTACGTCCTCATGTGCCTTTTGTCGCGCCAAAAAAGTATTATAAAGATTATCCTTGGCAAGAGATGGAACTTCCTTCGAAGTTAGAAGGTGACTGGAATGATATTCCCAAGAAAGGCATCAATTATAAAACGAGTGAGAATATGAAAATGTCGCTTGAACAACAGAAAAAAGCTGTGAGTGCGTATTATGCATCAGTCACTTACATGGATGTTCAAGTGGGCAAAGTTTTGGATGCTTTAGAAGATTCGGGGCAAGCGGATAAGACGATTGTCATTTTTACGAGTGATCATGGCTATCATTTAGGGGAGCATGATTTTTGGGCGAAAGTAAGTTTAAAAGACGAGTCGATTCGAGTGCCACTCATTATCTCGATGCCAGGCGGAGAGGCTCTGCAAAGTGATTCTTTAGTTGAACTCTTGGACTTGTTTCCAACAACAACAAAATTGTGTACCTTAGAAATTCCTGATAGAATCCAAGGAAAAGATATTTCTGAGTTATTGCGGGATCCGCAAATAAAAGTTCGTGAGAATATTTTATCTGCCAATAATAAAGGCTGGGTTCTCCAAGGTAAACGCTGGTCATATTCGAGGTATAAGGGAAAAACTCCTAACGAAGAATTATTTGATTTACAAAAAGACCCCAAGCAGTACACAAATCTCATAAAAAACCCTGAATACCTTCATGTTGTCAAAGAAATGAGAACGGCATTTACAAATAAAATGAAAGCAGTGAAAACAAACGATCTGAAGTAA
- a CDS encoding YbaN family protein, which produces MKIVKNPILRNLLKVAGFVCIGLGIAGIPLPGLPTTPFFILAAFCFSKSCETRYNKILNHPKFGPPIKDYLEGRGIPRKIKIIAIVCMWTFLTFSFAKLPQIYLRIILIASGAYGSWFILKEPDAPSKK; this is translated from the coding sequence ATGAAAATTGTTAAAAACCCCATCCTTCGCAACTTGCTCAAAGTAGCCGGTTTCGTTTGTATAGGATTGGGCATTGCTGGTATCCCCTTACCAGGTTTACCCACCACACCTTTTTTTATCTTAGCTGCTTTTTGCTTTTCTAAGAGTTGCGAAACTCGCTATAACAAAATCCTCAACCACCCCAAGTTTGGCCCCCCCATTAAAGATTACTTGGAAGGGCGTGGTATACCTCGAAAAATCAAAATCATTGCCATCGTCTGCATGTGGACTTTCCTCACTTTTAGCTTTGCTAAACTCCCTCAAATTTACCTCAGAATCATTCTCATCGCTTCCGGAGCCTATGGCTCTTGGTTCATCTTAAAAGAACCCGATGCCCCGAGTAAGAAATAA